In Citrus sinensis cultivar Valencia sweet orange chromosome 4, DVS_A1.0, whole genome shotgun sequence, one DNA window encodes the following:
- the LOC102619320 gene encoding pentatricopeptide repeat-containing protein At2g03380, mitochondrial isoform X2 — MTNVMIRWYFLNDLYKDIVEFYKCMRKRLKEHDNFVFSKVLKACCELRDIDEGMKVHCEIVKVGGPDSFVLTGLVDMYAKCRDIGSSRQVFDETLDKNVVSWTSMIAGYVQNDCAQEGLVLFNRMREGFVEGNQITLGSLVTACAKLRALHQGKWLHGYILKIGIEINSHLVTALLDMYVKCGNIRDARSVFDELCSIDLVSWTAMIVGYTQSGYPDKALKLFTDKKWADFFPNHVTIASVLSASAQLGNLNMGRMVHSLGIRLGLEDYTVINALVDMYAKCHVIADARYIFETTSEKDVIAWNSIISGYSQNGPAYASLELFHQMRLDDNVSPDAVTLVSVISACASLGAVQVGSSLHAYSTKQGLLSSNVYVGTALLNFYAKCGDAQSARMVFDAMREKNTVTWSAMIGGYGMQGDGGGSLALFSDMLNEEVQPNEVIFTTILSACSHTGMVGEGWKCFYSMCRDFKFVPSMKHYVCMVDLLARAGRLEEALEFMENMPIEPDVSLFGAFLHGCGLYSRFDLGEVMIKKMLELHPDKACYYVLVSNLYASDGRWIRVNQVRELMKQRGLSKSPGCSLVDLDNANDFSFSRVVSLA; from the exons ATGACAAAT GTTATGATAAGATGGTATTTTCTGAATGATTTGTACAAAGACATAGTGGAGTTTTATAAGTGTATGAGAAAACGCCTGAAAGAGCatgataattttgtattttcgaAAGTGTTGAAGGCGTGTTGTGAACTGCGAGATATTGATGAGGGGATGAAGGTACATTGTGAAATTGTCAAAGTAGGAGGTCCTGATAGTTTTGTGTTGACGGGTCTTGTTGATATGTATGCTAAGTGCAGAGATATTGGGTCTTCTCGTCAAGTATTTGATGAAACGCTCGATAAAAATGTGGTTTCATGGACTTCTATGATTGCGGGTTATGTTCAGAATGATTGTGCACAGGAAGGATTGGTTTTGTTTAATCGGATGAGAGAAGGGTTTGTTGAAGGCAATCAAATTACATTAGGGAGCTTGGTTACTGCCTGTGCAAAGTTAAGAGCTTTGCATCAGGGAAAGTGGCTTCACGGTTATATTcttaaaattggtattgagaTTAATTCTCACTTGGTGACGGCACTTTTAGATATGTATGTCAAGTGTGGAAATATTAGAGATGCTAGGTCGGTATTTGATGAGCTTTGTAGTATTGATCTCGTGTCATGGACAGCTATGATTGTTGGGTATACTCAAAGTGGCTACCCTGACAAGGCTTTAAAATTGTTTACGGATAAGAAATGGGCTGATTTCTTTCCTAATCATGTAACCATTGCAAGCGTGCTCTCAGCAAGTGCACAGCTGGGCAATTTGAATATGGGAAGGATGGTACATAGTCTTGGGATTAGGCTTGGGCTAGAGGATTATACAGTGATAAATGCTCTGGTGGACATGTATGCCAAGTGCCATGTGATTGCAGATGCCCGGTACATATTCGAGACAACTTCAGAAAAGGATGTAATTGCCTGGAATTCCATTATATCTGGGTATTCCCAAAATGGGCCTGCTTACGCATCACTTGAGCTGTTTCATCAAATGAGATTAGACGACAATGTCTCACCTGATGCAGTCACATTGGTGAGTGTCATTTCAGCTTGTGCTTCACTTGGTGCGGTCCAAGTTGGTTCCTCTCTTCATGCATACTCTACAAAACAGGGCCTGCTATCATCTAATGTGTATGTAGGGACCGCGCTTCTAAACTTTTATGCCAAATGTGGGGATGCTCAATCTGCTCGAATGGTTTTTGATGCCATGCGAGAGAAAAACACTGTAACATGGAGTGCAATGATCGGTGGCTATGGAATGCAAGGAGATGGTGGTGGGTCCCTTGCACTTTTCAGTGACATGTTGAACGAAGAAGTGCAGCCCAATGAAGTAATCTTTACAACAATTTTGTCCGCCTGTAGTCACACTGGGATGGTTGGAGAGGGCTGGAAATGTTTCTACTCAATGTGCCGGGACTTTAAATTCGTGCCTTCCATGAAGCATTATGTGTGTATGGTGGATCTATTAGCTCGTGCTGGGAGGCTTGAAGAAGCCTTGGAATTTATGGAGAATATGCCTATTGAACCTGATGTTAGTTTGTTTGGAGCTTTTCTCCATGGATGCGGACTGTATTCAAGATTTGATCTTGGAGAGGTGATGATTAAGAAAATGCTAGAGCTACATCCTGATAAAGCTTGTTACTATGTGCTCGTGTCTAACTTGTATGCTTCGGATGGAAGATGGATTCGGGTCAATCAGGTGAGAGAATTGATGAAGCAGAGAGGTTTGAGCAAGTCCCCTGGCTGCAGCCTGGTGGATTTGGATAATGCAAACGATTTCTCATTCTCTAGGGTGGTATCTCTTGCTTAG
- the LOC102619816 gene encoding uncharacterized protein LOC102619816 gives MGTKVQCKSYLPGYYSMRDLNQDSTSWPLYYGDKTLTNGQYYNGFLPRAVADSYSEYDKDVVKRTMLEHEAIFKDQVYELHRLYRIQIDLMDEVKRKELHKNQMAVESSLSSSPLNSQITSEDARKWQIPSFPLTNSVCARPSISGIEDIHSPLSSIKGSSTQVRPLPFQNGGSSKEVELLDSRPSKVRRKMIDLQLPADAYIDTEEEAHCRDETKSATSSYLPNGSQKIAAESGVKLYVGDSENIGCQKEVLRSDSYLSRTNGLADLNEPIPTEETNTSGYLDLLGCAPTDRETKDHELSAKLKSQLPRLLKEVSRNSHLESSNGSSKNRHLQNNENGRGWFSPMFEAGPSKSVSQGLQNEKSPISSQPIQVLFNKAQEHPPFLLTDQSKVDLWRERTIHGLEVSEKNRDISNNNLPESIVASSIPSSYPVASSSDLFNSWSHSASTWEKPRSCLNEKSISVQTLPFLNSSDTLTRNSHTSAQSYGIFGDGWHLNRNSRPNLSLESELPKQNGFYQRSSSGSKEPLVPVPSISYNYVNYGNNNHFASENVITHGSAKLCNGSSSTDMKAAKDVSLNVVLSNRLQDSVPQRNVEVEDEGRKQEDPVAILPWLRAKPYSKNEGTNTERDLNAGDLSFLQSSLNQSVNKNETGSSQMFAQKLKSGSGSNNVEASRVERNDFSSSGKILGFPFLEKPHISANESSSLTSPSVSVPPTSEVEVEENKKNRVLDINLPFDAAVPDLSQQGATEALVLIEKKSDVRVAGFRHEIDLNSCVSEDEASFTPAAPSSNVKTSGIDLEAPIVPETEEMVISGEESPEKALKVPLQQRKTELVHDDDVSRAAAEAIVWISSSASQIRLDDATCNSSEASIKDPLNWFVEIISSCGDDIMRKFDAALRGKDGEDNGDSSSEELDYFESMTLKLTETKEEDYMPQPLVPENLKFEETGTTVLPNRPRKGQARRGRQRRDFQRDILPGLASLSRHEVTEDLQTFGGMMRATGHSWSALTRRNSTRNGSARGRRRAVVSPPPPTPATIACSPLVQQLVNIEVVALDDKSLTGWGKTTRRPRRQRCPAGNPPALLT, from the exons ATGGGAACAAAAGTGCAGTGTAAAAGCTACTTGCCAGGATATTACTCAATGAGGGATCTTAATCAGGATTCTACTAGCTGGCCACTGTATTATGGAGATAAAACATTGACAAATGGGCAGTATTACAATGGTTTCTTGCCTAGGGCTGTTGCAGATTCTTATTCCGAGTATGACAAGGATGTAGTAAAGCGGACAATGCTTGAGCATGAGGCAATTTTTAAGGATCAG GTATATGAACTTCACCGTCTGTACCGAATACAAATAGACTTGATGGATGAAGTGAAAAGGAAAGAGCTGCACAAGAATCAAATGGCTGTTGAGTCATCATTGTCATCAAGCCCCTTGAACTCTCAGATTACATCTGAAGATGCTCGGAAATGGCAGATTCCCAGCTTCCCTTTGACAAACTCTGTCTGTGCTAGACCGTCAATTTCAGGCATCGAAGACATTCATTCTCCTCTGAGTTCCATTAAAGGAAGCAGCACACAAGTTCGCCCTTTACCTTTTCAAAATGGTGGTAGTTCTAAGGAGGTTGAATTGCTGGATTCCAGACCCTCAAAGGTTCGAAGAAAGATGATCGATCTTCAACTTCCAGCGGATGCTTACATTGACACTGAAGAAGAGGCACATTGTAGGGACGAAACAAAATCAGCCACATCAAGTTATCTTCCGAATGGAAGTCAGAAAATTGCAGCTGAGAGTGGTGTAAAGTTGTATGTTGGGGACAGTGAGAATATTGGTTGTCAGAAAGAGGTCTTGAGATCTGATTCATATTTAAGCAGAACAAATGGTTTGGCTGACTTGAATGAGCCTATTCCAACTGAAGAAACAAATACTTCCGGATATCTTGATCTGCTAGGTTGTGCCCCCACTGATAGGGAGACTAAAGATCATGAACTATCTGCTAAATTAAAGTCACAGCTTCCACGTTTGCTCAAGGAAGTTTCTAGGAACTCACATCTTGAAAGCAGTAATGGGAGTTCAAAGAATCGACATTTGCAGAATAATGAAAATGGTAGAGGGTGGTTTTCCCCTATGTTTGAAGCAG GCCCCAGTAAGTCTGTTTCTCAAGGTCTTCAAAATGAAAAGTCTCCTATATCATCACAGCCAATACAAGTTCTGTTTAACAAAGCTCAGGAGCATCCTCCTTTCTTGCTAACTGATCAAAGCAAGGTGGACCTATGGAGAGAGAGGACAATTCATGGTTTAGAGGTCTCAGAAAAAAATCGTGATATCTCAAACAATAACCTTCCTGAATCAATTGTAGCTTCCAGTATACCCAGTTCATATCCTGTTGCTTCTTCCTCTGATTTGTTCAACTCTTGGTCTCACTCGGCTTCAACTTGGGAAAAACCCCGTAGTTGCTTAAATGAGAAGTCAATATCAGTCCAAACACTCCCATTTTTGAACTCATCCGATACATTGACTCGGAATTCTCATACATCAGCTCAGTCCTATGGGATCTTTGGAGATGGGTGGCATCTTAACAGAAATTCTAGACCTAACTTAAGTTTAGAAAGTGAATTGCCAAAGCAAAATGGATTTTACCAACGGTCTTCATCAGGCTCCAAGGAGCCTCTGGTTCCAGTCCCTTCAATTAGCTACAATTATGTGAATTATGgcaataataatcattttgcCTCTGAAAATGTCATCACTCATGGTTCTGCAAAGCTCTGCAATGGTTCAAGTAGCACGGACATGAAGGCTGCAAAAGATGTGAGTTTGAATGTGGTCCTTTCAAACAGACTTCAGGATTCAGTTCCACAAAGAAATGTTGAAGTCGAAGATGAAGGAAGGAAGCAAGAGGACCCCGTTGCAATTCTGCCTTGGCTAAGGGCTAAGCCTTATAGTAAGAACGAGGGCACTAATACTGAGAGGGATTTGAATGCAGGGGACTTGAGTTTCTTGCAATCTTCTCTGAATCAATCagtgaataaaaatgaaactgGGAGCAGCCAAATGTTTGCTCAGAAGTTGAAGTCAGGATCGGGTTCTAATAATGTTGAGGCCAGCAGGGTTGAAAGAAATGACTTTTCGAGTAGTGGGAAAATTCTTGGGTTTCCTTTTCTCGAGAAGCCTCACATTTCTGCGAATGAATCTTCATCTCTTACCTCCCCATCTGTGTCCGTTCCTCCCACATCTGAAGTAGAAGttgaagaaaacaagaaaaatagagTACTTGATATTAACTTGCCTTTTGATGCTGCAGTTCCTGACTTGAGCCAACAAGGTGCAACAGAAGCACTGGTGCTCATTGAGAAGAAATCAGATGTAAGGGTTGCCGGTTTCAGAcatgaaattgatttaaacTCGTGTGTGAGCGAGGATGAAGCTTCATTCACGCCAGCTGCTCCGAGCTCCAATGTGAAGACTTCTGGGATAGATTTGGAAGCACCCATAGTTCCAGAGACCGAGGAGATGGTCATTTCCGGAGAAGAATCTCCAGAAAAGGCACTGAAAGTACCTCTGCAGCAACGCAAAACTGAGCTGGtgcatgatgatgatgtttCAAGGGCAGCGGCAGAGGCAATAGTTTGGATCTCATCATCTGCTTCCCAAATTCGTTTAGATGATGCCACATGCAATTCATCTGAAGCTTCAATAAAGGACCCGCTTAATTGGTTTGTCGAGATAATTTCATCTTGTGGGGATGATATTATGAGAAAGTTTGATGCAGCTTTGAGAGGCAAAGATGGTGAGGATAATGGGGATTCTTCCTCTGAAGAGTTAGATTATTTTGAGTCCATGACATTGAAATTGACAGAGACCAAGGAAGAAGATTACATGCCGCAGCCTCTGGTTCCAGAAAACCttaaatttgaagaaacaGGAACCACCGTATTACCAAATAGACCCCGAAAGGGCCAGGCAAGGAGAGGGAGGCAGCGGAGGGACTTCCAAAGGGACATCCTTCCGGGCCTTGCTTCTTTATCGAGGCACGAGGTAACTGAAGATCTTCAGACATTTGGAGGGATGATGAGAGCTACGGGTCATTCATGGTCCGCATTGACAAGAAGGAACTCCACTAGAAATGGATCAGCAAGGGGGAGGCGGCGTGCTGTAGTTAGTCCCCCACCCCCCACACCAGCAACCATAGCTTGCAGTCCACTGGTGCAGCAGCTTGTTAATATTGAAGTGGTGGCACTGGATGATAAAAGCCTAACAGGATGGGGTAAAACAACTAGAAGGCCTCGTCGCCAAAGATGCCCTGCAGGTAATCCTCCAGCTCTATTAACGTAA
- the LOC102615157 gene encoding putative pentatricopeptide repeat-containing protein At1g69350, mitochondrial, with protein MTRYMPLFRSCTNLRKLTRLHAHLLVTGLHYDPPASTRLIESYAEMGSLRSSRLVFDTFKEPDSFMWAVLIKCYMWNNFFEESILLYHKMIREQATISNFIYPSVLRACSSLGDLGSGEKVHGRIIKCGFDKDDVIQTSILCTYGEFGCLDDARKVFDKMTSRDVVSWSSIIASYFDNGDVSEGLKMFHSMVREGVEPDFVTMLSLAEACGELCSLRPARSIHGHVLRRKIKIDGPLGNSFIVMYSKCGDLLSAERTFVKIEKRCTTSWTAMISCYNRSGWFQKALESFVKMLEVKEEPNLITLITVLGSCAGLGWLREGKSVHCQIIRKGMGPEYDYLGPALIEFYAECGKMSECEKVIHAIGERNILSWNMLISEYARKGMSKEALELLVQMQTWGLMPDSFSVASSLSACGNVGSLQLGLQIHGLVIKIDCKDEFVQSSLIDMYSKCGFKNLAYLLFERIQQKSVVTWNSMICGFYQNGNSLEAINLFHQMYLNCLEMDEVTFLTAIQACSNIGQLEKGKWVHHKLISYGVRKDIYIDTALTDMYAKCGDLQTAQRVFDSMSERNVVSWSAMIDCYGMHGQLNDAASLFKQMLDSGIKPNEVTFMNILWACSHSGSVEEGKFYFNAMRIFGVEPDLQHYACMVDLLSRSGDIEGAFKMIHSMPFPANGSIWGALLNGCRIHKRIDVMKTIEKELSVTGTNDNGYYTLLSNIYAEEGNWDEFGKVRSIMEVTGLKKVPGYSTI; from the coding sequence ATGACTCGTTACATGCCCTTGTTCAGATCATGCACCAACTTGAGAAAATTAACACGACTCCATGCACACCTCTTGGTCACCGGTCTTCACTATGACCCACCAGCCTCCACCAGGCTCATTGAGTCATATGCTGAAATGGGTTCTCTGCGATCTTCAAGACTTGTCTTTGATACTTTCAAAGAACCTGATTCTTTCATGTGGGCTGTACTCATCAAATGCTATATGTGGAACAACTTCTTTGAAGAATCCATTTTactttaccataaaatgataCGCGAGCAAGCCACAATCAGTAACTTCATTTACCCATCTGTTTTGAGAGCCTGCTCAAGTTTAGGTGATCTGGGTTCTGGTGAAAAAGTCCATGGAAGGATAATCAAATGTGGGTTTGATAAGGATGATGTTATTCAGACTTCAATCCTTTGTACGTACGGTGAATTTGGCTGTTTAGATGATGCTAGGAAAGTGTTTGACAAAATGACGAGTAGGGATGTGGTTTCGTGGAGTTCGATTATTGCTAGTTATTTTGATAATGGGGATGTCAGTGAAGGGTTGAAGATGTTTCATTCAATGGTGCGTGAAGGTGTTGAGCCGGACTTTGTGACAATGCTTAGCCTAGCTGAGGCTTGTGGTGAATTATGTTCCTTAAGACCTGCGAGGTCGATTCATGGCCATGTATTGAggagaaaaattaagattgaTGGACCTTTGGGTAATTCTTTCATTGTAATGTATAGTAAATGTGGTGACTTGTTGAGTGCAGAGAGAACCTTTGTAAAGATTGAGAAAAGATGTACTACTTCATGGACAGCGATGATTTCTTGCTACAATAGAAGCGGCTGGTTTCAGAAGGCTTTAGAATCTTTTGTTAAGATGCTGGAGGTTAAAGAGGAACCTAATTTGATAACCTTGATTACTGTTTTAGGTTCCTGTGCTGGGTTGGGCTGGCTTAGGGAAGGGAAGTCAGTTCATTGTCAGATTATCAGAAAAGGTATGGGACCCGAGTATGATTATTTGGGGCCAGCATTGATAGAATTCTATGCTGAATGTGGGAAAATGAGTGAATGCGAGAAGGTTATTCATGCAATTGGAGAAAGGAATATTCTATCATGGAATATGCTCATATCAGAATATGCTCGGAAAGGAATGTCGAAGGAGGCATTAGAACTTCTTGTTCAGATGCAGACGTGGGGTCTAATGCCAGATTCATTTAGTGTTGCAAGTTCTCTCTCAGCTTGTGGAAATGTGGGTTCGTTGCAGCTTGGTCTGCAGATACATGGTCTTGTCATTAAAATAGACTGCAAAGATGAGTTTGTTCAGAGTTCTTTGATTGATATGTATTCCAAATGTGGTTTCAAGAATTTAGCATACCTATTATTCGAGAGAATTCAACAGAAAAGTGTTGTCACGTGGAATTCTATGATTTGTGGGTTCTACCAGAATGGTAATTCACTTGAGGCGATCAATCTCTTTCATCAAATGTACTTGAACTGTCTGGAGATGGATGAAGTGACCTTCTTAACTGCAATTCAAGCTTGTTCCAACATAGGTCAGCTTGAAAAGGGTAAGTGGGTTCATCACAAGCTCATTAGCTACGGTGTAAGGAAGGATATTTATATTGATACAGCGCTAACTGACATGTACGCAAAGTGTGGAGACCTTCAAACAGCCCAAAGAGTCTTTGATAGCATGTCGGAAAGGAATGTGGTGTCCTGGAGTGCCATGATTGACTGTTATGGAATGCATGGTCAGCTAAATGATGCGGCCTCCCTCTTCAAGCAAATGTTAGATTCAGGAATAAAACCTAATGAAGTTACCTTCATGAATATCTTATGGGCTTGCAGTCATTCAGGGTCTGTAGAAGAAGGGAAGTTCTATTTTAATGCAATGAGGATTTTTGGAGTTGAGCCAGACTTACAACATTATGCTTGTATGGTTGACCTTCTAAGTCGTAGTGGTGACATCGAAGGAGCATTTAAAATGATCCATTCAATGCCGTTCCCTGCCAATGGTAGCATTTGGGGTGCACTGCTTAACGGATGTAGAATCCACAAACGAATAGATGTAATGAAAACAATTGAGAAAGAACTTTCAGTTACTGGTACAAATGATAACGGATATTATACTTTATTATCTAACATATATGCTGAAGAAGGCAACTGGGATGAATTTGGAAAGGTGAGATCAATAATGGAAGTTACAGGTCTAAAAAAGGTCCCTGGGTACAGTACAATTTAG
- the LOC102619320 gene encoding pentatricopeptide repeat-containing protein At2g03380, mitochondrial isoform X1 gives MKLISLLQRHVSRTKKPKLQLRFLSYTNQQTPTQHELDQTFASFHSLPSIPCLNLLGLCKSTGSLKAFHALLIVDGLTNDKCNTKLVSMYGSFGHVKYARSVFDSMPNPDFYSFQVMIRWYFLNDLYKDIVEFYKCMRKRLKEHDNFVFSKVLKACCELRDIDEGMKVHCEIVKVGGPDSFVLTGLVDMYAKCRDIGSSRQVFDETLDKNVVSWTSMIAGYVQNDCAQEGLVLFNRMREGFVEGNQITLGSLVTACAKLRALHQGKWLHGYILKIGIEINSHLVTALLDMYVKCGNIRDARSVFDELCSIDLVSWTAMIVGYTQSGYPDKALKLFTDKKWADFFPNHVTIASVLSASAQLGNLNMGRMVHSLGIRLGLEDYTVINALVDMYAKCHVIADARYIFETTSEKDVIAWNSIISGYSQNGPAYASLELFHQMRLDDNVSPDAVTLVSVISACASLGAVQVGSSLHAYSTKQGLLSSNVYVGTALLNFYAKCGDAQSARMVFDAMREKNTVTWSAMIGGYGMQGDGGGSLALFSDMLNEEVQPNEVIFTTILSACSHTGMVGEGWKCFYSMCRDFKFVPSMKHYVCMVDLLARAGRLEEALEFMENMPIEPDVSLFGAFLHGCGLYSRFDLGEVMIKKMLELHPDKACYYVLVSNLYASDGRWIRVNQVRELMKQRGLSKSPGCSLVDLDNANDFSFSRVVSLA, from the coding sequence ATGAAACTGATCTCTCTCTTGCAAAGGCACGTATCTCGTACCAAAAAACCGAAATTGCAACTAAGATTTCTCTCTTACACAAACCAGCAAACACCAACACAACATGAACTCGATCAAACTTTCGCTTCGTTTCACTCTCTCCCTTCAATCCCATGTCTCAATCTTCTGGGTCTTTGCAAAAGCACCGGTTCTCTCAAGGCATTTCACGCGTTGTTAATTGTAGATGGCCTAACGAATGACAAATGTAATACTAAACTTGTTAGTATGTACGGTTCTTTTGGGCACGTAAAGTATGCCCGATCCGTGTTTGATTCAATGCCTAACCCAGACTTCTATTCGTTTCAGGTTATGATAAGATGGTATTTTCTGAATGATTTGTACAAAGACATAGTGGAGTTTTATAAGTGTATGAGAAAACGCCTGAAAGAGCatgataattttgtattttcgaAAGTGTTGAAGGCGTGTTGTGAACTGCGAGATATTGATGAGGGGATGAAGGTACATTGTGAAATTGTCAAAGTAGGAGGTCCTGATAGTTTTGTGTTGACGGGTCTTGTTGATATGTATGCTAAGTGCAGAGATATTGGGTCTTCTCGTCAAGTATTTGATGAAACGCTCGATAAAAATGTGGTTTCATGGACTTCTATGATTGCGGGTTATGTTCAGAATGATTGTGCACAGGAAGGATTGGTTTTGTTTAATCGGATGAGAGAAGGGTTTGTTGAAGGCAATCAAATTACATTAGGGAGCTTGGTTACTGCCTGTGCAAAGTTAAGAGCTTTGCATCAGGGAAAGTGGCTTCACGGTTATATTcttaaaattggtattgagaTTAATTCTCACTTGGTGACGGCACTTTTAGATATGTATGTCAAGTGTGGAAATATTAGAGATGCTAGGTCGGTATTTGATGAGCTTTGTAGTATTGATCTCGTGTCATGGACAGCTATGATTGTTGGGTATACTCAAAGTGGCTACCCTGACAAGGCTTTAAAATTGTTTACGGATAAGAAATGGGCTGATTTCTTTCCTAATCATGTAACCATTGCAAGCGTGCTCTCAGCAAGTGCACAGCTGGGCAATTTGAATATGGGAAGGATGGTACATAGTCTTGGGATTAGGCTTGGGCTAGAGGATTATACAGTGATAAATGCTCTGGTGGACATGTATGCCAAGTGCCATGTGATTGCAGATGCCCGGTACATATTCGAGACAACTTCAGAAAAGGATGTAATTGCCTGGAATTCCATTATATCTGGGTATTCCCAAAATGGGCCTGCTTACGCATCACTTGAGCTGTTTCATCAAATGAGATTAGACGACAATGTCTCACCTGATGCAGTCACATTGGTGAGTGTCATTTCAGCTTGTGCTTCACTTGGTGCGGTCCAAGTTGGTTCCTCTCTTCATGCATACTCTACAAAACAGGGCCTGCTATCATCTAATGTGTATGTAGGGACCGCGCTTCTAAACTTTTATGCCAAATGTGGGGATGCTCAATCTGCTCGAATGGTTTTTGATGCCATGCGAGAGAAAAACACTGTAACATGGAGTGCAATGATCGGTGGCTATGGAATGCAAGGAGATGGTGGTGGGTCCCTTGCACTTTTCAGTGACATGTTGAACGAAGAAGTGCAGCCCAATGAAGTAATCTTTACAACAATTTTGTCCGCCTGTAGTCACACTGGGATGGTTGGAGAGGGCTGGAAATGTTTCTACTCAATGTGCCGGGACTTTAAATTCGTGCCTTCCATGAAGCATTATGTGTGTATGGTGGATCTATTAGCTCGTGCTGGGAGGCTTGAAGAAGCCTTGGAATTTATGGAGAATATGCCTATTGAACCTGATGTTAGTTTGTTTGGAGCTTTTCTCCATGGATGCGGACTGTATTCAAGATTTGATCTTGGAGAGGTGATGATTAAGAAAATGCTAGAGCTACATCCTGATAAAGCTTGTTACTATGTGCTCGTGTCTAACTTGTATGCTTCGGATGGAAGATGGATTCGGGTCAATCAGGTGAGAGAATTGATGAAGCAGAGAGGTTTGAGCAAGTCCCCTGGCTGCAGCCTGGTGGATTTGGATAATGCAAACGATTTCTCATTCTCTAGGGTGGTATCTCTTGCTTAG